In the Styela clava chromosome 8, kaStyClav1.hap1.2, whole genome shotgun sequence genome, one interval contains:
- the LOC144425685 gene encoding uncharacterized protein LOC144425685 — MANLKQELPEWCQKDFVHFQDTFTYSPEDKVLEWNDHLFIPQFHPDTVSYAFDHHEPRENEVMVASCVKTGTTWTREIIRQILYGRDEKLDKLTKDITLPHLYLETCTHRLHIAESKGQAGIVLSFC; from the exons ATGGCAAATCTAAAACAAGAACTACCGGAATGGTGCCAGAAAGACTTCGTCCATTTCCAAGATACTTTCACATACTCTCCAGAAGACAAAGTTCTAGAATGGAATGATCATTTATTCATTCCGCAGTTCCATCCAGATACAGTATCTTATGCATTCGATCATCATGAGCCAAGAGAAAACGAAGTGATGGTGGCATCGTGTGTAAAAACAG GCACAACATGGACTCGAGAAATTATTCGTCAGATATTGTATGGAAGAGACGAAAAACTTGATAAACTGACAAAAGATATCACTTTACCGCATTTGTATCTTGAAACATGTACAC ATCGTTTACACATTGCGGAATCCAAAGGACAGGCTGGTATCGTTCTTTCATTTTGTTAA
- the LOC120345916 gene encoding cytosolic sulfotransferase 3-like isoform X2 — MPIQGTTWTREIIRQILYGRDEKLDKLTKDITLPHLYLETCTPSKFNVMHNIPIPRRYFVTHLPAELVNLEKYEKRNIKIVYTLRNPKDRLVSFFHFVKGFPWQGELARFSPDDWNDYFERQMKDPLPLAIRKGESYLDHILSWLPHIKNNKNAILIVYEEMIKNPFEKTKELSEFLGVELSDDEIYEIVKNCSIDNMKKSDMESKSEDGMNRHATKQCFTGTIGKWKNYFTAEQSDEIDRQVEEKMKETGIEFIYE, encoded by the exons ATGCCAATTCAAG GCACAACATGGACTCGAGAAATTATTCGTCAGATATTGTATGGAAGAGACGAAAAACTTGATAAACTGACAAAAGATATCACTTTACCGCATTTGTATCTTGAAACATGTACAC CTTCAAAGTTCAATGTCATGCACAATATTCCTATACCTAGAAGATATTTTGTTACACATCTACCAGCTGAATTGGTGAATTtagaaaaatacgaaaaaaggAACATAAAG ATCGTTTACACATTGCGGAATCCAAAGGACAGGCTGGTATCGTTCTTTCATTTTGTTAAGGGATTTCCTTGGCAGGGTGAATTAGCAAGATTTTCACCCGATGATTGGAACGATTATTTTGAACGACAAATGAAAG aTCCTCTTCCTCTGGCCATACGAAAAGGAGAATCATATTTGGATCACATTTTGAGTTGGCTGCCGCatataaaaaacaacaagaatgCAATATTGATCGTGTATgaagaaatgataaaa aaTCCTTTCGAAAAAACAAAAGAGTTGTCAGAATTCTTGGGAGTAGAACTATCAGATGACGAAATCTATGAAATAGTTAAAAATTGTTCAATTGACAACATGAAGAAGTCGGATATGGAATCGAAATCAGAAGATGGAATGAATCGCCATGCAACTAAGCAATGCTTTACAG GAACCATTGGCAAGTGGAAAAACTATTTTACCGCGGAACAATCTGATGAAATAGATAGACAAGTTGAAGAAAAGATGAAAGAAACAGGAATCGAATTTATATATGAATAA
- the LOC144425642 gene encoding uncharacterized protein LOC144425642: MKKSDMESESEDGMSRHAITQCLTGTIGKWKNYFTEKQSAEIDRQVEEKLKGTGIKFIYE, from the exons ATGAAGAAGTCGGATATGGAGTCGGAATCTGAAGACGGAATGAGTCGCCATGCAATTACTCAATGCTTGACAG GAACCATTGGCAAATGGAAAAACTATTTCACTGAGAAACAATCTGCTGAAATAGACAGACAAGTTGAAGAAAAGTTGAAAGGAACAGGAATCAAATTTATATATGAATAA
- the LOC120346570 gene encoding cytosolic sulfotransferase 3-like, giving the protein MAYLKQELPEWCQKDFVHFQDTFTFSPEDKVLEWNDHLFIPQFHPDTVSYAFDHHEPRENEVMVASVAKTGTTWTREIIRQILYGRDEKLDKLTKDITLPNLYLETCTPSKFNVMHNIPIPRRYFVTHLPAELVNLEKYKKRNIKIVYTLRNPKDRLVSFFNFFKRFPWQGELAKFIPDDWNEFFEQQLKGDGIH; this is encoded by the exons ATGGCATATCTGAAACAAGAACTACCTGAATGGTGCCAAAAAGACTTCGTTCATTTCCAAGACACTTTCACATTCTCTCCAGAGGACAAAGTTCTAGAATGGAATGATCATTTATTCATTCCACAGTTTCATCCAGATACAGTATCTTATGCTTTCGATCACCATGAGCCAAGAGAAAACGAAGTGATGGTGGCATCGGTTGCAAAAACAG GCACAACGTGGACTCGAGAAATTATTCGTCAGATATTGTATGGAAGAGACGAAAAACTTGATAAATTGACAAAAGATATCACTTTACCGAATTTGTATCTTGAGACATGTACAC CTTCAAAGTTCAACGTCATGCACAATATTCCTATACCTAGAAGATATTTTGTTACACATCTACCAGCTGAATTGGTGAAtttagaaaaatacaaaaaaaggaATATAAAG ATCGTTTACACCTTGCGGAATCCAAAGGACAGGCTGGTATcgttctttaatttttttaaaagatttCCATGGCAGGGTGAATTAGCAAAATTTATACCCGACGATTGGAACGAATTTTTTGAACAACAACTGAAAGGTGATGGCATCCACTAA
- the LOC144425843 gene encoding sulfotransferase 1B1-like isoform X1 codes for MANLKQELPEWCQKDFVHFQDTFTYSPEDKVLEWNDHLFIPQFHPDTVSYAFDHHEPRENEVMVASCVKTGTTWTREIIRQILYGRDEKLDKLTKDITLPHLYLETCTPSKFNVMHNIPIPRRYFVTHLPAELVNLEKYEKRNIKASLCYVYIS; via the exons ATGGCAAATCTAAAACAAGAACTACCTGAATGGTGCCAGAAAGACTTCGTCCATTTCCAAGATACTTTCACATACTCTCCAGAAGACAAAGTTCTAGAATGGAATGATCATTTATTCATTCCGCAGTTCCATCCAGATACAGTATCTTATGCATTCGATCATCATGAGCCAAGAGAAAACGAAGTGATGGTGGCATCGTGTGTAAAAACAG GCACAACATGGACTCGAGAAATTATTCGTCAGATATTGTATGGAAGAGACGAAAAACTTGATAAACTGACAAAAGATATCACTTTACCGCATTTGTATCTTGAAACATGTACAC CTTCAAAGTTCAATGTCATGCACAATATTCCTATACCTAGAAGATATTTTGTTACACATCTACCAGCTGAATTGGTGAATTtagaaaaatacgaaaaaaggAACATAAAGGCAAGCCTATGTTACGTATATATAAGCTAA
- the LOC144425593 gene encoding sulfotransferase 1C2-like, translating to MIKNPFEKTKELSEFLGVELSDDEIYEIVKNCSIDNMKKSDMESKSEDGMNRHATKQCFTGTIGKWKNYFTAEQSDEIDRQVEEKMKETGIEFIYE from the exons atgataaaa aaTCCTTTCGAAAAAACAAAAGAGTTGTCAGAATTCTTGGGAGTAGAACTATCAGATGACGAAATCTATGAAATAGTTAAAAATTGTTCAATTGACAACATGAAGAAGTCGGATATGGAATCGAAATCAGAAGATGGAATGAATCGCCATGCAACTAAGCAATGCTTTACAG GAACCATTGGCAAGTGGAAAAACTATTTTACCGCGGAACAATCTGATGAAATAGATAGACAAGTTGAAGAAAAGATGAAAGAAACAGGAATCGAATTTATATATGAATAA
- the LOC120346155 gene encoding uncharacterized protein LOC120346155, with amino-acid sequence MNYNTVIVLFIEVCCILSVSGMAIRKSDEHQISKRSTSADHSITDAKGRHRENIHRQFILSKLLRAVDTSGSRVPSEVIASMQKESTTVTPTVMSTRQETEKKVPRRRGGRGRGRKSKQNGVPRSVKKSIEVLLRSEYADEIINSIDNIVEKDGSLKKAAARVRKFIKKCSNSNL; translated from the exons ATGAACTACAACACTGTCATCGTACTTTTTATTGAAGTTTGCTGCATTTTATCTGTGAGTGGAATGGCCATCCGCAAATCCGATGAACATCAAATAAG CAAAAGATCAACATCCGCCGACCACAGTATCACAGATGCCAAAGGACGACACAGAGAAAACATCCATCGCCAATTCATCCTCAGCAAACTCCTCAGGGCTGTCGACACCAGCGGCAGCAGAGTGCCTTCAGAAGTAATCGCCAGCATGCAGAAGGAATCTACCACAGTCACACCGACAGTGATGAGCACCCGACAGGAAACCGAAAAGAAAGTCCCGCGACGACGAGGCGGCCGAGGACGCGGCAGAAAATCAAAGCAAAATGGCGTCCCCCGATCCGTAAAGAAATCGATCGAAGTCCTTTTGAGAAGCGAATATGCTGACGAAATCATCAATTCAATCGACAACATTGTTGAAAAAGATGGAAGTTTAAAGAAAGCAGCTGCACGAGTCCGTAAGTTCATTAAAAAATGCTCTAATAGCAACCTATGA
- the LOC144425843 gene encoding uncharacterized protein LOC144425843 isoform X2, with protein sequence MANLKQELPEWCQKDFVHFQDTFTYSPEDKVLEWNDHLFIPQFHPDTVSYAFDHHEPRENEVMVASCVKTGTTWTREIIRQILYGRDEKLDKLTKDITLPHLYLETCTHRLHIAESKGQAGIVLSFC encoded by the exons ATGGCAAATCTAAAACAAGAACTACCTGAATGGTGCCAGAAAGACTTCGTCCATTTCCAAGATACTTTCACATACTCTCCAGAAGACAAAGTTCTAGAATGGAATGATCATTTATTCATTCCGCAGTTCCATCCAGATACAGTATCTTATGCATTCGATCATCATGAGCCAAGAGAAAACGAAGTGATGGTGGCATCGTGTGTAAAAACAG GCACAACATGGACTCGAGAAATTATTCGTCAGATATTGTATGGAAGAGACGAAAAACTTGATAAACTGACAAAAGATATCACTTTACCGCATTTGTATCTTGAAACATGTACAC ATCGTTTACACATTGCGGAATCCAAAGGACAGGCTGGTATCGTTCTTTCATTTTGTTAA
- the LOC120345916 gene encoding cytosolic sulfotransferase 3-like isoform X1, whose amino-acid sequence MANLKQELPEWCQKDFVHFQDTFTYSPEDKVLEWNDHLFIPQFHPDTVSYAFDHHEPRENEVMVASCVKTGTTWTREIIRQILYGRDEKLDKLTKDITLPHLYLETCTPSKFNVMHNIPIPRRYFVTHLPAELVNLEKYEKRNIKIVYTLRNPKDRLVSFFHFVKGFPWQGELARFSPDDWNDYFERQMKDPLPLAIRKGESYLDHILSWLPHIKNNKNAILIVYEEMIKNPFEKTKELSEFLGVELSDDEIYEIVKNCSIDNMKKSDMESKSEDGMNRHATKQCFTGTIGKWKNYFTAEQSDEIDRQVEEKMKETGIEFIYE is encoded by the exons ATGGCAAATCTAAAACAAGAACTACCTGAATGGTGCCAGAAAGACTTCGTCCATTTCCAAGATACTTTCACATACTCTCCAGAAGACAAAGTTCTAGAATGGAATGATCATTTATTCATTCCGCAGTTCCATCCAGATACAGTATCTTATGCATTCGATCATCATGAGCCAAGAGAAAACGAAGTGATGGTGGCATCGTGTGTAAAAACAG GCACAACATGGACTCGAGAAATTATTCGTCAGATATTGTATGGAAGAGACGAAAAACTTGATAAACTGACAAAAGATATCACTTTACCGCATTTGTATCTTGAAACATGTACAC CTTCAAAGTTCAATGTCATGCACAATATTCCTATACCTAGAAGATATTTTGTTACACATCTACCAGCTGAATTGGTGAATTtagaaaaatacgaaaaaaggAACATAAAG ATCGTTTACACATTGCGGAATCCAAAGGACAGGCTGGTATCGTTCTTTCATTTTGTTAAGGGATTTCCTTGGCAGGGTGAATTAGCAAGATTTTCACCCGATGATTGGAACGATTATTTTGAACGACAAATGAAAG aTCCTCTTCCTCTGGCCATACGAAAAGGAGAATCATATTTGGATCACATTTTGAGTTGGCTGCCGCatataaaaaacaacaagaatgCAATATTGATCGTGTATgaagaaatgataaaa aaTCCTTTCGAAAAAACAAAAGAGTTGTCAGAATTCTTGGGAGTAGAACTATCAGATGACGAAATCTATGAAATAGTTAAAAATTGTTCAATTGACAACATGAAGAAGTCGGATATGGAATCGAAATCAGAAGATGGAATGAATCGCCATGCAACTAAGCAATGCTTTACAG GAACCATTGGCAAGTGGAAAAACTATTTTACCGCGGAACAATCTGATGAAATAGATAGACAAGTTGAAGAAAAGATGAAAGAAACAGGAATCGAATTTATATATGAATAA